One genomic segment of Hordeum vulgare subsp. vulgare chromosome 2H, MorexV3_pseudomolecules_assembly, whole genome shotgun sequence includes these proteins:
- the LOC123427796 gene encoding disease resistance protein RGA2-like isoform X1 encodes MTGLPGLVVDAAIGWLVETILGSYFTEQIEAWTREIGLAEDVEKLKFEMRNVEMVLAAAEGRRIENKPLARSLDFLKELLYDSEDVMDELDYYRLQQQIEEGKGCSAPSGVNPEGSYVSSSAPSSAFELVCSATSGMTSWASSSRKRKREEEGPVQSTMLTYEIKHDISQRINGIVKGLCTIGNSVQRVLQLEVSRPTSTSLESQNISNNGRLTTSVPVVKMYGRESERDNIIELLIEGGSSDLNVLPVVGIGGVGKTTLARFVCKDQRIRDHFDLQMWVCVSTDFNEVRLTREILEHVCENRQEYEDISNFNVLQKNLLKNIRNKRFLLVLDDMWEDKDRSGWIKFLAPLKGNQASGCMILAATRMDSVAKMIQTMDKVRLSGLNEEEFWLLFKACAFGNENYEGDPGLQSIGKQIVKALKGCPLAAQSVGALLNTSVSDKHWRAVRDKWRSLQEDANDILPVLKLSYDYLPVHLQHCFSYCSLYPEDKHFDGKELVHAWVSQNFVQCEDPTMKLEETGQQYLERLVDLCFFQKAGSRYVMHDLMHELAGKVSSNECATIHGLKHEAIRPSVRHLSVITTAFDKDKPDSFPNEKFDKILEKVGPSQKLRTLMFFGRSSINLLESLRTLCKKANCLRVLRIYVTYADMSSIHSLFNPYHLRYLEYIPVDITDRSSYRVYNNTVFPQALTRFYHLQVWNVGISGNFAVPTDMHNLVNLRHLISHEKVHHAIACVGNMTSLQRLSFKVQNIGSFEIRELQSLNELVVLKISQLENVKTKEEASGARLLDKEYLKTLSLSWQDNSTSLQTEAAKDVLEGLQPHQDLKTLKITGYGGLTSPTWLSNTSSVTLLQILHLEKCREWNFFPAPAMLPFLRKLTLIRMLNLTEISVPSLEELILIDMPKLDKCIGSYGMELTFRLRVLMIKNCPQLNECTLFQSYSSFDTEQKSWFPSLRKLSIGQCPRILNNWPILPLKEMEALKELELVDLHVIRVSVSSLEKLVLTKMPSLEFCSSLTTQGNQMEWPSSLRKLTIHDCPCLIVSPPLPPSALISEMSIRGVPGLAEMRIINRRGIIIKSNELSVLDDTTLAFNNLGGITSFQINNCPNLASVSSKAFSQLIALEILCIHDCPNLTMSNIMPEVVQENSTSASSLVFPSLKYVNISTCGVTGRWLSQLLSHSQRLEELQLTACSQIKFLSISQPTETEGTSSLASAGMISAQDEQELRLPCDLLCSLKMLCIRQSLDLKFFGGNRDSTRFTSLSQLVLFGCPKLVSSLLGETKDDGTIDVGLLPPSLEDLCISHLPENLQSFAPQGLLYLKKLNLFNGPCLTSVQLHSCTALQELQIGSCVQLAVLEGLQFLTSLRSLNIEMNPELSSAWDLNLQEQEQGGNQIPLLPPSLDKLEISALTDSVQSRLLSCLPVMTNLAIRRSPELTSLQLGCCIALKELGIEDCSSLASIEGLQFCTNLTSLRVLNSPGLVSCLELVSHQQRPSDI; translated from the exons ATGACGGGGCTTCCTGGCTTGGTGGTTGACGCAGCAATAGGATGGCTGGTGGAAACCATCCTTGGGAGCTACTTCACTGAACAGATTGAAGCCTGGACTCGTGAAATTGGGCTTGCTGAAGATGTGGAGAAGCTCAAATTTGAGATGAGAAACGTGGAGATGGTTCTTGCTGCTGCCGAGGGAAGGAGGATTGAAAACAAGCCTCTGGCACGGTCACTGGATTTTCTCAAAGAGCTGCTTTATGACTCAGAGGATGTGATGGACGAGCTCGATTACTATCGACTCCAGCAGCAGATCGAAGAAG GGAAAGGTTGTAGTGCTCCTAGTGGTGTTAATCCTGAGGGAAGCTATGTGTCCTCATCAGCTCCATCTTCTGCTTTTGAATTAGTATGCAGCGCCACAAGCGGAATGACTAGTTGGGCCTCAAGCAGCAGAAAAAGGAAGCGTGAAGAGGAGGGGCCAGTTCAAAGTACTATGCTGACTTATGAGATTAAGCATGACATTTCTCAGAGGATCAACGGAATAGTGAAAGGTTTATGCACTATTGGCAATTCCGTGCAGAGAGTTCTTCAGCTTGAGGTCTCGCGCCCCACTTCAACATCACTTGAGAGTCAGAATATTTCTAATAATGGTCGGCTGACAACTTCTGTTCCAGTTGTTAAGATGTATGGGAGGGAGTCAGAGAGAGACAATATAATAGAGCTGTTGATAGAGGGGGGATCTAGTGATCTGAATGTTTTGCCAGTGGTTGGCATTGGTGGTGTTGGGAAGACAACTCTTGCTAGATTTGTATGCAAGGACCAAAGAATTAGAGATCATTTTGATCTGCAAATGTGGGTTTGTGTATCCACTGACTTCAATGAAGTGAGGCTAACACGTGAGATCCTAGAGCATGTATGTGAAAATAGACAAGAATatgaagatataagcaatttcaaTGTACTGCAGAAGAACCTTTTGAAGAATATCAGAAACAAAAGATTTCTGCTTGTATTGGATGACATGTGGGAAGATAAGGACAGGAGTGGATGGATTAAATTCTTGGCTCCATTGAAAGGTAATCAAGCAAGTGGTTGCATGATACTAGCAGCAACTAGAATGGATTCAGTTGCAAAAATGATACAAACGATGGATAAAGTCAGATTGAGTGGCCTGAATGAAGAGGAGTTTTGGCTGTTATTCAAGGCATGTGCATTTGGTAACGAGAACTATGAGGGTGATCCTGGTTTACAGTCTATTGGGAAACAGATTGTTAAAGCACTAAAGGGCTGCCCACTAGCCGCACAAAGTGTTGGTGCACTTTTGAACACAAGTGTTAGCGATAAGCATTGGAGGGCAGTTCGTGACAAATGGAGATCTCTTCAAGAAGATGCTAATGATATTTTACCCGTCTTGAAGCTTAGTTATGATTATCTCCCAGTCCACCTTCAACACTGTTTCTCGTACTGCTCTTTATATCCAGAGGACAAACATTTTGATGGGAAAGAATTGGTCCATGCTTGGGTATCACAGAATTTCGTGCAGTGTGAAGACCCTACGATGAAATTGGAAGAAACAGGGCAGCAATATTTGGAAAGATTAGTTGATTTGTGCTTCTTCCAAAAGGCTGGCTCACGTTATGTTATGCATGATCTAATGCATGAATTGGCAGGGAAAGTTTCATCAAATGAGTGTGCTACTATACATGGATTGAAACATGAGGCAATTCGACCGAGTGTTCGCCATTTGTCAGTCATAACTACTGCTTTTGATAAAGATAAACCTGACAGTTTTCCTAATGAGAAGTTTGATAAAATACTTGAGAAGGTTGGGCCTTCGCAAAAATTGAGGACTTTGATGTTTTTTGGGCGAAGCAGCATAAATTTATTAGAGTCCTTGCGTACATTATGCAAGAAGGCAAACTGTTTACGGGTCCTAAGAATTTATGTGACATATGCTGACATGAGCTCTATACACAGTTTGTTCAATCCATACCATCTTCGCTATCTTGAATATATTCCTGTTGACATTACAGATAGATCGTCATATAGAGTCTACAACAACACTGTGTTTCCTCAAGCATTGACAAGATTTTATCACCTTCAAGTATGGAATGTGGGTATTTCAGGCAATTTTGCTGTGCCTACTGATATGCATAATCTTGTTAATTTGCGCCATCTTATTTCTCATGAGAAAGTGCATCATGCAATAGCCTGTGTTGGAAACATGACCTCTCTTCAGAGACTAAGTTTCAAGGTTCAAAATATCGGTAGTTTTGAGATAAGAGAACTTCAGTCCCTGAATGAGCTTGTAGTACTTAAAATTTCTCAACTTGAAAATGTGAAGACTAAAGAAGAGGCCAGTGGGGCCAGGCTATTGGACAAAGAGTATCTAAAAACATTGTCCTTGTCATGGCAGGATAACAGCACGAGCCTTCAGACAGAGGCAGCAAAGGATGTGCTTGAAGGTCTTCAACCACATCAGGACCTCAAAACTCTAAAAATAACTGGATATGGTGGTCTCACCTCCCCAACCTGGCTTTCTAATACTTCCTCAGTTACCTTGCTGCAGATACTTCATCTGGAGAAGTGCAGGGAATGGAATTTTTTTCCAGCTCCTGCAATGCTTCCTTTCCTTAGGAAGTTGACATTGATCAGAATGTTGAATTTAACGGAAATCTCAGTTCCTTCCTTGGAAGAGTTGATCTTGATTGATATGCCAAAACTGGACAAATGTATTGGTTCTTATGGAATGGAATTGACTTTTCGTCTAAGGGTTTTGATGATCAAGAACTGTCCTCAACTGAATGAGTGCACTCTTTTCCAGAGTTACTCTTCTTTCGACACTGAGCAGAAATCATGGTTTCCATCTCTCAGGAAACTCTCCATCGGGCAGTGTCCTCGTATATTAAA CAACTGGCCAATCCTTCCACTAAAAGAAATGGAGGCGCTCAAGGAGTTGGAGTTGGTGGACCTACATGTTATCAGGGTGTCAGTTTCTTCTCTGGAGAAGTTGGTGTTGACTAAAATGCCAAGCCTGGAATTCTGCAGCAGTCTAACGACCCAAGGAAATCAAATGGAATGGCCATCTAGCCTGCGTAAACTTACCATCCATGATTGCCCTTGTTTGATAGTGTCacctcctctgccgccttctgCTTTGATTTCCGAGATGTCCATCAGGGGAGTTCCGGGACTTGCAGAAATGCGTATAATAAACCGGAGAGGGATCATCATCAAATCTAACGAGTTGAGTGTGCTGGATGACACTACCCTGGCATTCAATAACCTTGGGGGCATAACGTCGTTTCAAATAAATAATTGTCCCAATCTGGCCTCGGTTTCAAGTAAAGCTTTCAGCCAGCTCATCGCTTTAGAGATTTTATGTATACACGACTGCCCTAATCTTACTATGTCAAACATCATGCCAGAGGTTGTCCAGGAAAACAGCACATCTGCAAGCAGCCTTGTCTTCCCATCTCTCAAATACGTCAACATTAGCACATGTGGTGTAACTGGGAGGTGGCTATCTCAACTGCTTTCACATTCACAGCGCCTTGAGGAGTTGCAATTAACTGCTTGTTCACAGATAAAGTTTCTATCTATCAGTCAACCTACAGAAACAGAAGGAACCAGCAGTTTGGCTTCAGCAGGGATGATCTCAGCCCAAGATGAACAAGAGTTGAGACTGCCATGTGATCTCCTATGTTCTCTCAAGATGCTATGTATTCGGCAAAGCCTGGATCTAAAGTTCTTTGGGGGTAATAGAGACTCAACAAGATTCACCTCTCTTTCACAGCTAGTCCTTTTTGGTTGCCCCAAGCTTGTCTCATCGTTGTTGGGTGAAACGAAAGATGACGGTACCATTGATGTTGGATTACTCCCACCATCACTTGAAGACCTCTGTATCAGTCATCTCCCAGAAAACCTGCAGTCCTTCGCTCCTCAAGGCCTTCTCTACCTAAAAAAGTTAAATCTATTTAATGGCCCGTGTTTGACGTCTGTACAACTGCATTCTTGCACGGCTTTACAGGAGCTGCAAATCGGGAGTTGTGTCCAGCTGGCTGTACTGGAGGGCTTGCAGTTCCTGACCTCCCTTCGAAGCTTGAATATCGAGATGAATCCCGAGCTGTCTTCTGCATGGGATCTCAacctgcaggagcaagaacagggTGGCAATCAAATTCCGCTGCTTCCTCCGTCACTTGATAAACTTGAGATCAGTGCTCTCACGGACAGTGTCCAATCCCGTCTTCTGTCCTGCCTTCCTGTCATGACCAATTTAGCAATACGGAGAAGTCCAGAATTGACGTCTCTACAGCTGGGATGCTGCATTGCACTGAAAGAGTTGGGAATTGAAGATTGCAGCTCGCTTGCATCGATCGAGGGCCTCCAGTTCTGTACAAACCTGACATCCTTGAGAGTACTCAACTCCCCTGGCCTAGTTTCCTGTTTGGAGCTTGTGTCGCATCAGCAAAGGCCCTCTGATATCTAG